One Ilumatobacter fluminis genomic window, GTCGGTTTCACCGGCGGTGTCGGGATCGCCGACGAGTGGATGGGCGACGGTCGCAGCGAAGGCAACTGGCGTGACACCCACGTCCGCCTGGTCGGGCCCGGCGTCGCCGGGCTCCGGAGCGCCTTCCTCGACAACTGGATCGAGACCGAACACGTGCTGTTCGAGCCGGCGTTCGACCACTTCCCGCCGCACGCCGACGACGGCGACGTGCCGATCCAGATCATCAAGGGCACCGCCGAACCCGGTTGGAACGACATCTCGATGACGGTGCGCTCGCTGATCGAGCTGGCCGAAGACCGCATTCGCCTCACCACGGCCTACTTCGTCCCCGACGACGACTTGGTGCTCCGCCTGTGCCGCGCCTCCGAACGGGGCGTCGACGTCCAGATCCTCCTCCCGGGCCCGGGTGCCGACAAGCGATTCGTCCAGCTCGCCGGCGAAGCCATCTACGACCGTCTGCTCGACCACGGCATCAAGATCTGGTGCTACCAGCCGTCGATGCTGCACGCCAAGATCCTCACCCTCGACGGCCTGGTCACGCTCATCGGCTCGGCCAACTTCAACCAGCGCTCGACGTCACTCGACGAAGAGGTCGACATCGTCGCGTTCCACGAGGGCGTGACCGCCGAACTCGACGCCGACTTCGACGCCGATCTCGAACACAGCGAGGCGATCGACCCCACCAGATGGCGCCGTCGCTGGATCGGCCAGCAGGTCTTCGAACGCGCCGCCAGCGTCATCAAACCATGGATGTGACCGCACGACCCGATCCGACCTGTTTGGCACTCCGAACACCTGGGTACGTCCGCATCGAACCCGAACAGGACCCATTCGCATGACACCGCATCGCACCACCGACGACTCCCGACCCGCCACCAACGGCGACGGCGTGCGTCCCTTGAAGCGCTTCCCGCTCGAGGTGGCGCTGGTCAACGACTACGAGATCATCGTGCGAGGTCTGCATGCGATGCTCGAGCCGTTCTCGGACCGAATCGCGATCGTCGAGCACGAGGTCGGCGGTACGCCACAACGGCGCGCCGACATCGCACTGTTCGACACCTTCGCCGGTCGTCGAGACGCGATCCATCGCGCCGAGCAGATCGTCAAGGATGGCTTGGTCGAGCACATCGTGCTGTACACGTGGGATGCGACCGACGCATTCCTCGAAGAAGCTCGTGAGGCGGGTGTGTCCGCCGTGGTTCTCAAGTCGATGGCGGGCGCCGACCTGGTCGACACGTTGGAGCGTGTCGCGCAAGGAGATGACGTGGAATTGTCCCGAACCGAAGGCGCCTCCGGTGCGTCGAACCGCGAACCGCTGTCGATGCGCGAGCGGGAAGTGCTGGCGATGCTGGCGCTCGGATATCGCAACGCCGAGATCGCGAGCGAGCTCTATTTGTCGATCGACACCGTCAAGACGTACGTGCGTCGTCTCTTTCAGAAGCTCGACGTCAACAACCGCACCCAGGCAGCACTGCGCGCCGGCGACTACGGGCTGGCCCCGCCCGCCTCGCGCGTCGAGCGGCTGTCATCGGAACGGGCAGATCGGTAAAGTCGTGTTGATGGGCGAGCGGGCAGCGACCTCGATCACGTTGGAGGCAGCGGCATCTCAGGTCGCGCACGCACGGCGATTCGTTCGGCGATCGGTCGAAGACGTCGACCCGGCGGTGGTCGACGATCTCCAGTTGATCGTCAGTGAGTTGTTCACCAATGCGGTCGAACACGGCGCGTCCGACACGGTCGAAGTGGTCGTGGCGCAACGCCCCGACCGGGTGAGTGTCACGGTCGACAGCCGCGGCCCGACCCCCGGCGTCGGCCCGGCCACCGACTGGCAGGTCGCCGACGCCGATGCGCTCAACGGCCGTGGCCTCGGGATCGTCCGAGAGCTCGCCGACGACCTCGTCGTCGAACGCGACGGTGAGGAGTTCATCGTCACGGCGACCCTGTCGCTCCGCCAGCACGCCGGACGCTGATCGCGACCGCAGCCGCGGTTTCGGCCACCACCGGAACGGGTAGTCGTTTCCCATGACGACGAAGACCGACACCCCCGACACCCCCATCGTCACTGTGCCCGGCATGGACAGCGATCGAGCGGTCAAGACGATCTCGATCCTGCAGGAGCGTCTTGCCGCTCTGCTCGATCTGCAGCTGACGCTCAAGCACATCCACTGGAACGTGGTGGGCGTGAACTTCATCTCCGTGCACGAGTTCCTCGACCCGCAGGTCGACTCGGTTCGTGAGATGAGCGACGACGTGGCCGAGCGCATCGCGACCCTCGGCGGTTCGCCGCTCGGCACGCCCGGCGCCATCACGAAGTTCCGCTCGTGGGACGACTATGACCTCAACCGTGCACCCACGGTGCGCCACCTCTCGGCACTCGACGCCGTGTACGGCGGCGTCATCGAGAGCCATCGCACGGCCCAGGCCGAGCTTGCCGACGTCGATCCGGTCACCGAAGACATGTTGATCGGCCAGCTCCGCGACCTCGAGCAGTACCAGTGGTTCGTGCGAGCCCACCTGCAGGACGCCACCGGTGACGTGGTGTTCCGGAACAGCGAGAAGTAGCACTTCAGGTTTCCGGAAACCCCGAACCGTCGACGATGCCCCGGCCACCGGTCGGGGCATCGTCGCGTCCGGGGGTATGCGGGGATTTCCAGGGAACGATTGCGTCGGCAGCGGGTACTACGGTCCAGTCCGTGACGACGGTACGGAACTGGGCTCGGAATCAGCAGTGCGAACCGGACGCCGTCG contains:
- a CDS encoding phospholipase D-like domain-containing protein — protein: MSTDIDDQTNDDTSTDTSTDTSADTGTDEATADDQASNAGPTNDARSSDSSEERVESWCRTVTAINGVPISPGNQLDILRNGEEIFPAMLEAIDNAERSIDLLTYVYWAGEIGGVFAERLAQRARDGVRVRVLLDGVGAKPIDREMVDLMQSGGAEVRYFRPLDPRHPFRASHRTHRKVMICDETVGFTGGVGIADEWMGDGRSEGNWRDTHVRLVGPGVAGLRSAFLDNWIETEHVLFEPAFDHFPPHADDGDVPIQIIKGTAEPGWNDISMTVRSLIELAEDRIRLTTAYFVPDDDLVLRLCRASERGVDVQILLPGPGADKRFVQLAGEAIYDRLLDHGIKIWCYQPSMLHAKILTLDGLVTLIGSANFNQRSTSLDEEVDIVAFHEGVTAELDADFDADLEHSEAIDPTRWRRRWIGQQVFERAASVIKPWM
- a CDS encoding response regulator transcription factor, translated to MTPHRTTDDSRPATNGDGVRPLKRFPLEVALVNDYEIIVRGLHAMLEPFSDRIAIVEHEVGGTPQRRADIALFDTFAGRRDAIHRAEQIVKDGLVEHIVLYTWDATDAFLEEAREAGVSAVVLKSMAGADLVDTLERVAQGDDVELSRTEGASGASNREPLSMREREVLAMLALGYRNAEIASELYLSIDTVKTYVRRLFQKLDVNNRTQAALRAGDYGLAPPASRVERLSSERADR
- a CDS encoding ATP-binding protein, whose product is MGERAATSITLEAAASQVAHARRFVRRSVEDVDPAVVDDLQLIVSELFTNAVEHGASDTVEVVVAQRPDRVSVTVDSRGPTPGVGPATDWQVADADALNGRGLGIVRELADDLVVERDGEEFIVTATLSLRQHAGR
- a CDS encoding Dps family protein, with protein sequence MTTKTDTPDTPIVTVPGMDSDRAVKTISILQERLAALLDLQLTLKHIHWNVVGVNFISVHEFLDPQVDSVREMSDDVAERIATLGGSPLGTPGAITKFRSWDDYDLNRAPTVRHLSALDAVYGGVIESHRTAQAELADVDPVTEDMLIGQLRDLEQYQWFVRAHLQDATGDVVFRNSEK